The sequence below is a genomic window from Brooklawnia cerclae.
CATCTACTCCATCGAGGACCTGAAGCAACTCATCCACGACCTGAAGTGCGCCAACCCCGAGGCCCGCGTCCATGTGAAGCTGGTCAGCGAGGTCGGTGTGGGCACGGTCGCCGCGGGCGTCGCGAAGGCCAAGGCGGATGTCGTGCTGATCTCCGGCCATGACGGCGGCACGGGCGCCGCGCCCCTGACGTCGATCAAGCACGCGGGTGCGCCCTGGGAGCTCGGCCTGGCCGAGACCCAGCAGACGTTGGTGTTGAACCGGCTGCGCGACCGTATCGTCGTCCAGTGCGACGGGCAGTTGAAGACCGGCCGCGACGTCGTCATCGCCGCTCTGCTGGGCGCCGAGGAGTTCGGGTTCGCCACCACGGCACTGGTGACCACCGGCTGCATCATCATGCGCAAGTGCCACCTGGACACCTGCCCGGTCGGTGTGGCGACGCAGAACCCCGAGTTGCGCAAGAAGTACGCCGGCAAGCCCGAGTACGTCATCAACTTCATGCAGTTCATCGCCCAGGAGGTGCGCGAGTACCTCGCCCAGCTCGGGTTCCGGACGCTCGGGGAGGCCGTGGGACGCGCCGATCGTCTGGAGACGCGCCAGGCCGTCGATCACTACAAGGCTCGGGGGCTGGACCTGACCCCGGTGCTTCACGAGGTGGAGCTGCCCGAGGGCACGGCGCGCTTCCAGCGCGTGACACAGGACCACGAGCTGGATCGTTCGCTCGACGTCCGGCTCATCGAGCTCGCCGCCCCTGCCATCGAACGTGGCGAGCATGTGCGCGCGTCCGTGCCGATCCGCAACGTCAACCGCACCGTCGGGACGATGCTCGGCCACGTCGTGACGAAGGCGACCGAGGGCGCCGGCCTGCCGGAGGACACCATCGAGTTCGAGCTGACCGGGACCGCGGGGCAGAGCTTCGGCGCGTTCGTGCCGGCCGGCATCACCTTGCGCCTGATCGGCGACGCGAACGACTACCTCGCCAAGGGGCTGTCGGGGGGCCGCATCATCGTGCGCCCGAACCCGGCGTCCACCTTCGTCGCGGCCGATCAGATCATCGGCGGCAACGTCGTGGCCTACGGTGCGACGTCGGGCGAGATCTTCCTGAGCGGCCGGGTGGGCGAGCGCTTCTGCGTCCGCAACTCGGGTGCCACGGCGGTCGTGGAAGGCGTGGGTGACCACGGCTGTGAGTACATGACCGGCGGTGAGGCCCTCGTGCTCGGTACGACCGGCCGCAACTTCGCGGCCGGCATGTCGGGTGGCGTCGCGTGGGTGCTCGATCTTCGTCCTGACAGGCTGAACACCGAGTACGTCGATGCCGTCGACCTGACTGCCGACGACGTGGAGCGCGTGATGGAGCTGCTGGCGCGCCATGCCACCGAAACCGGTTCGAAGCGGGCCGAGGAACTGCTGAGCCTCGGCCCGGACGGCGTGGCCAGGCGGTTCACCAAGATCTTGCCGCGTGACTACGCGCGGATCATCCGCGTGCGGGAGCAGGCGGTCGAGTTGGGCCTGCACGACGAGGAACTCACCCAGGTGTTGATGGAGGCGTCCCGTGCGTGACGTGACGACGAGACGATTGGAGGCCACTCGTGGCTGACCCGACTGGTTTCATGACGACTCCGCGCGAGGTCGCGGGGCGGCGCCCGACCGACGAGCGTGTCGGCGACTGGGACGAGGTCTACCCCGGCACACCCGGGCTCGCGCTGCTGCCGATCATCAGCAAGCAGGCCGGACGCTGCATGGACTGCGGCATCCCGTTCTGTCATAACGGCTGTCCGCTGGGTAACCTGATCCCGGAGTGGAACGACCTGCTGTGGCGCGACGAGTGGCAGGACGCGCTCGACCGGTTGCACGCGACGAACAACTTCCCGGAGTTCACCGGGCGCCTGTGCCCGGCACCGTGTGAGACCGCCTGTGTCGAGGGCATCAACCGTGACCCCGTGACCATCAAGAACATCGAGGTCTCGATCATCGACAAGGGATGGGCCGACCGCCGCGTCACTCCGCAACTGGCCGACTGGCACACCCTGAAGACAGTCGCGGTCGTCGGGTCGGGTCCCTCCGGGCTCGCCGTGGCTCAGCAGCTCACGAGGGCCGGGCACACGGTCGTCGTGTACGAGCGGGCGGACGCGATCGGCGGCCTTATGCGCTACGGCATCCCGAACTTCAAGATGGAGAAGTCGGTGCTCGATCGCCGGCTCAAGCAGATGACGCTGGAGGGCACCACCTTCAAGCCGTCGACCAACATCGGCATCGACATCACCGGCGAGCAGCTCCTGGAACGGTTCGACGCCGTCGTCCTCGCGATCGGCTCCACCCGCCCGCGTGATCTCAAGGCGCCGGGCCGCGAGCTGGCCGGCATCCACCAGGCGATGGAGTACCTGCCGCAGGCGACCAAGGCTCTCACCCGTGAGGTGCCCGACCAGATCACCGCGGAGGGCAAGGACGTCGTCGTTATCGGCGGCGGCGACACCTCCAACGACTGCCTCGGCACCGCGCTGCGGCAGGGCGCCCGGTCGGTGACGCAGCTGGAGATCATGCCTCATCCGCCGGCCGATCGTCCCGACTCGCAGCCGTGGCCGACCTATCCGATGATCTACCGGGTGGCTTCGGCGAACGAGGAGGGCGGCGAGCGTCTCTACAGCGTGAACACCGCGGAGTTCCTCGGCGAGAACGGCGCGGTCAGCGGGCTGCGCATCGTCGAGGTCGGGGGACCGCAGACCAGGTTCGCGCCCATCGAGGGCACCGAGCGCGTGATCCCGGCCCAGCTCGTGCTGCTGGCGATGGGCTTCCTCGGCCCGGAGGCCGATGGCGTCGTCTCCCAGCTGGGGGTGGATCTG
It includes:
- a CDS encoding glutamate synthase small subunit, with protein sequence MADPTGFMTTPREVAGRRPTDERVGDWDEVYPGTPGLALLPIISKQAGRCMDCGIPFCHNGCPLGNLIPEWNDLLWRDEWQDALDRLHATNNFPEFTGRLCPAPCETACVEGINRDPVTIKNIEVSIIDKGWADRRVTPQLADWHTLKTVAVVGSGPSGLAVAQQLTRAGHTVVVYERADAIGGLMRYGIPNFKMEKSVLDRRLKQMTLEGTTFKPSTNIGIDITGEQLLERFDAVVLAIGSTRPRDLKAPGRELAGIHQAMEYLPQATKALTREVPDQITAEGKDVVVIGGGDTSNDCLGTALRQGARSVTQLEIMPHPPADRPDSQPWPTYPMIYRVASANEEGGERLYSVNTAEFLGENGAVSGLRIVEVGGPQTRFAPIEGTERVIPAQLVLLAMGFLGPEADGVVSQLGVDLDERGNIVRDHNYQTAIPGVFACGDAGRGQSLIVWAIAEGRSCANGVDAFLTGETSALPRPINPSDRQLMA